One genomic region from Nocardioides plantarum encodes:
- a CDS encoding glycoside hydrolase family 6 protein: protein MPRPSSLPSLLGLLLLLTGLSVLAPPSGTAYDPTGSTVRPAAAQPVQRASSDPRLTRGLFVDPYMPAAKAGKTYRRIGKVAQALWITDYYATPAKAKKAVADYTARAAAAKKTPIMTVYAIPGRDCGLASSGGMPTSGAYQRWVAAVAAGMKGRHAIVVLEPDAVAFMEDPRRPECQDPAPRQRLLTYAAKALHDAGAWVYIDAGHSNWQSPTVMAQRLVKSGIRYARGFSTNIGNFRPTADEISYAKSLNYQLARRKATGKRYLVETARNGVKPSADGFDVCNPLWARLGATPRLQFKGAYDGNVWIKHPGESDGDRNDDQQNCHGGPVSGKWWPQGARRLMAS, encoded by the coding sequence GTGCCCCGTCCGTCCAGCCTGCCCAGCCTTCTCGGGCTCCTCCTCCTGCTGACAGGTCTCTCGGTCCTCGCCCCGCCGTCCGGGACGGCGTACGACCCGACCGGCTCGACCGTCCGCCCGGCGGCGGCCCAGCCCGTCCAGCGCGCGTCGAGCGACCCCCGCCTCACCCGCGGCCTGTTCGTCGACCCCTACATGCCCGCGGCCAAGGCCGGCAAGACCTACCGCCGGATCGGCAAGGTCGCCCAGGCGCTCTGGATCACCGACTACTACGCCACCCCGGCCAAGGCCAAGAAGGCCGTCGCCGACTACACCGCCCGGGCGGCCGCGGCGAAGAAGACGCCGATCATGACCGTCTACGCCATCCCCGGGCGTGACTGCGGGCTCGCCTCCTCCGGCGGGATGCCGACCTCCGGCGCCTACCAGCGCTGGGTCGCCGCCGTCGCCGCGGGCATGAAAGGCCGCCACGCGATCGTCGTGCTCGAGCCCGACGCGGTCGCCTTCATGGAGGACCCGCGCCGTCCGGAGTGCCAGGACCCCGCGCCGCGCCAGCGGCTGCTGACCTACGCCGCCAAGGCCCTGCACGACGCCGGCGCCTGGGTCTACATCGACGCCGGGCACTCCAACTGGCAGAGCCCGACGGTGATGGCGCAGCGCCTGGTCAAGTCCGGCATCCGCTACGCCCGCGGGTTCAGCACCAACATCGGCAACTTCCGCCCGACCGCCGACGAGATCTCCTACGCCAAGTCCCTCAACTACCAGCTCGCGCGCCGCAAGGCCACCGGCAAGCGCTACCTCGTCGAGACCGCCCGCAACGGGGTCAAGCCCAGTGCCGACGGCTTCGACGTCTGCAACCCGCTGTGGGCCCGGCTCGGCGCGACGCCGCGGCTGCAGTTCAAGGGTGCCTACGACGGCAACGTCTGGATCAAGCACCCCGGCGAGTCCGACGGTGACCGCAACGACGACCAGCAGAACTGCCACGGCGGGCCCGTGTCGGGCAAGTGGTGGCCCCAGGGCGCGCGCCGGCTGATGGCTAGCTGA
- a CDS encoding CG0192-related protein yields MALLHQASISPTKLEALSAWAPHRPWFVGGGELTILGAYRFDDPADEVGIETFLVRAGDGPVLQVPLTYRSAPLVGAERDLVTEMEHSVLGRRWVYDGCADPVYAAALATTALTGGRQAEMEIEIDGVLTTREATTFVTGSGVPGTPVPAVGPVERREDVDRTVLDAAGIELTVVRVVIPTTVVAVEGEHTLLGRWPDRSTPTLLAMVRVS; encoded by the coding sequence ATGGCCCTCCTCCACCAGGCATCGATCAGCCCGACCAAGCTCGAGGCGCTATCGGCCTGGGCGCCGCACCGTCCGTGGTTCGTCGGTGGCGGCGAGCTGACGATCCTGGGCGCCTACCGCTTCGACGACCCGGCCGACGAGGTCGGCATCGAGACGTTCCTGGTGCGCGCGGGCGACGGCCCGGTGCTGCAGGTGCCGCTCACCTACCGCTCCGCGCCGCTGGTGGGCGCCGAGCGCGACCTGGTGACCGAGATGGAGCACAGCGTGCTGGGTCGGCGGTGGGTCTACGACGGCTGCGCCGACCCCGTGTACGCCGCCGCGCTGGCCACCACGGCGCTGACCGGCGGTCGGCAGGCCGAGATGGAGATCGAGATCGACGGGGTGCTGACCACCCGCGAGGCCACGACGTTCGTCACCGGCAGCGGCGTGCCCGGCACACCCGTGCCCGCCGTCGGGCCCGTGGAGCGGCGCGAGGACGTGGACCGCACGGTGCTTGACGCCGCGGGGATCGAGCTGACCGTGGTCCGGGTGGTTATCCCGACGACCGTGGTGGCCGTCGAGGGCGAGCACACCCTGCTGGGGCGCTGGCCGGACCGCAGCACGCCGACCCTGCTGGCGATGGTGCGGGTCAGCTAG
- a CDS encoding DUF427 domain-containing protein, whose amino-acid sequence MTALPHPRPNQRTKPGPGQESCWDYPRPPALEVSSETVEVVLGGQVVARTTRSWRVLETSHPPTYYLPRDAWVDGALREADGSSHCEWKGAASYFDVVGGGGVAPRAAWTYPTPTARFADLAGAVSVMPGQVDHCLVDGEVVVAQAGGFYGGWITSRVVGPFKGEPGTWGW is encoded by the coding sequence GTGACCGCCCTGCCTCATCCCCGCCCGAACCAGCGCACCAAGCCCGGCCCCGGCCAGGAGTCCTGCTGGGACTACCCGCGTCCGCCGGCCCTCGAGGTCTCCTCCGAGACCGTCGAGGTGGTGCTGGGCGGCCAGGTCGTCGCCCGGACGACGCGCTCGTGGCGGGTGCTCGAGACGAGTCACCCGCCGACCTACTACCTGCCTCGCGACGCCTGGGTCGACGGCGCGCTGCGCGAGGCGGACGGGTCGTCGCACTGCGAGTGGAAGGGCGCGGCGTCGTACTTCGACGTGGTCGGTGGGGGCGGGGTCGCCCCCCGCGCGGCCTGGACCTATCCCACCCCGACCGCCCGCTTCGCCGACCTCGCCGGCGCGGTCTCGGTGATGCCGGGCCAGGTCGACCACTGCCTGGTGGACGGCGAGGTCGTCGTGGCGCAGGCGGGTGGGTTCTACGGCGGCTGGATCACCTCGCGGGTGGTCGGTCCGTTCAAGGGCGAGCCCGGCACCTGGGGGTGGTGA
- a CDS encoding helix-turn-helix domain-containing protein — MTTRSPASNAVVFLVFPWDHEGMDGDDDLLRTGEVARLLGVSRQHVVDLCDRGDLPAVRTGVHRRISRREVALLAAAGSGGLTREQERSLWLHQGLLGVLLAEPDRGLATARDNLDRWRTVHRPGGATLGYFDAWERILDAGLDEVVATLVSRTPVACELRQNSPFAGLLPDSTRIALLAAFVRHWDLDHEQADRGRAS, encoded by the coding sequence ATGACGACCCGGTCGCCGGCCTCCAACGCTGTGGTGTTTCTGGTGTTTCCCTGGGATCATGAAGGCATGGACGGCGATGACGATCTCCTGCGGACCGGGGAGGTGGCGAGGCTCTTGGGCGTCTCGCGCCAACACGTCGTCGACCTCTGCGACCGTGGCGACCTGCCCGCGGTGCGCACCGGCGTACACCGCCGGATCTCGCGTCGCGAGGTGGCACTCCTGGCAGCCGCCGGCTCTGGCGGTCTGACACGCGAGCAGGAGCGCTCGCTGTGGCTGCACCAGGGGTTGCTCGGCGTGCTCCTGGCAGAACCCGACCGAGGGCTGGCGACCGCCCGCGACAACCTCGATCGCTGGCGCACGGTGCACCGGCCTGGAGGCGCCACGCTGGGCTACTTCGACGCCTGGGAGCGAATACTGGACGCCGGCCTCGACGAGGTCGTGGCCACACTGGTGAGCCGCACACCGGTCGCGTGCGAGCTGCGACAGAACTCCCCCTTCGCCGGGCTGCTCCCCGACTCGACCAGGATCGCACTGCTGGCCGCGTTCGTCCGACACTGGGACCTCGATCACGAGCAAGCCGACCGCGGCCGGGCCTCCTGA
- a CDS encoding DUF6036 family nucleotidyltransferase → MDRQQLAHVLRAACDVSGDPEIVVLGSQAILGSFDEDELPVEILVSMEADLAWLADGPDRERAERVNGMIGELSQFEATNGYYPEGISVETAVLPNGWRDRLQGWPLQASHPARPLFIDRHDLVVAKLAANRPKDYVFVSSLAAHGLVDLEIIRDRVGELPAGTDARVAASILSFVDSLPATSQAHRSADRDDGTPTMSTQRHLEESAESLALPADRPAPRRRAPQSPDAPDGSRARGTGD, encoded by the coding sequence ATGGACCGTCAACAGCTCGCCCACGTGCTCCGCGCAGCCTGCGACGTCAGCGGAGACCCCGAGATCGTCGTGCTGGGCTCACAGGCCATCCTGGGCTCCTTCGACGAGGACGAGCTGCCGGTCGAGATCCTGGTCTCGATGGAGGCCGACCTGGCCTGGCTCGCTGACGGACCCGATCGCGAACGGGCCGAACGCGTCAACGGCATGATCGGCGAGCTGTCGCAGTTCGAAGCCACGAACGGCTACTACCCCGAAGGGATCTCCGTCGAGACCGCCGTGCTGCCCAACGGCTGGCGCGACCGGCTCCAAGGCTGGCCCCTGCAGGCATCCCACCCCGCCCGGCCGCTGTTCATCGACCGCCACGACCTGGTCGTCGCCAAGCTTGCCGCCAACCGACCCAAGGACTACGTGTTCGTCTCCTCGTTGGCCGCTCACGGCCTGGTGGACCTCGAGATCATCCGAGACCGCGTCGGTGAGCTCCCCGCAGGCACCGACGCCCGAGTAGCCGCGAGCATCCTGAGCTTCGTGGACTCGCTACCGGCCACCAGCCAGGCCCATCGCAGCGCAGACCGAGACGACGGCACCCCCACGATGTCGACCCAGCGACACCTGGAGGAGTCGGCCGAGTCACTCGCACTGCCAGCCGACCGACCAGCACCACGGCGCCGTGCCCCGCAGTCCCCGGACGCTCCCGACGGCTCGCGAGCTCGTGGCACCGGAGACTGA
- a CDS encoding gamma carbonic anhydrase family protein: protein MNLFEFEGKRPVVHTEAFVAATATLIGDVTVEAGASIWYGAVLRGDICTIIVRAGSNIQDNSVLHAAPGETLEVGPNATVGHGCVVHGKAVEEQALVGNGSTLLDGSVVGPGTLVAAGSVLTPGTVLPGGVVAAGIPCKPTKPIGGTSSEFWVQTNPTYYRELATRHRAGVVRLEPSE, encoded by the coding sequence GTGAACCTGTTCGAGTTCGAGGGCAAGCGCCCCGTCGTGCACACCGAGGCGTTCGTCGCCGCGACCGCCACGCTGATCGGCGACGTGACGGTCGAGGCCGGCGCGAGCATCTGGTACGGCGCGGTGCTGCGCGGCGACATCTGCACGATCATCGTCCGGGCCGGCTCCAACATCCAGGACAACTCGGTCCTGCACGCCGCACCCGGCGAGACCCTCGAGGTCGGGCCGAACGCCACCGTCGGGCACGGCTGCGTCGTGCACGGCAAGGCGGTCGAGGAGCAGGCGCTCGTCGGCAACGGCAGCACCCTGCTCGACGGGTCCGTGGTCGGTCCCGGCACCCTCGTCGCCGCCGGGTCGGTGCTGACCCCCGGCACCGTCCTGCCCGGCGGCGTGGTCGCCGCCGGCATCCCGTGCAAGCCGACCAAGCCGATCGGCGGCACGTCCTCGGAGTTCTGGGTGCAGACCAACCCGACCTACTACCGCGAGCTCGCGACCCGGCACCGTGCCGGAGTGGTGCGCCTCGAGCCGTCCGAGTGA
- a CDS encoding MFS transporter codes for MSRLRGLVADTRPLANEHFRRLWVANIVTVIGAQLTVVAVPAQIYADTGSSAYVGLTGVFGLVPLVVFGLWGGALADVFDRRTILICTTIGLIVTSGLFWAQAAAGNTNVWVLLSLFSVQQAFFGVNQPTRSAVLPRLIEPELLPAANSLNMTVFMAGGIAGPLVAGALIPVFGLEWLYLIDTLTLLATLSAVVRLPRLPIEGVVAKAPGLRSVVEGFTYLRGQPVLMMSFVVDIIAMVFGMPRALFPEIADKSFDGNPEGGLAFAVLFAAIPAGSVIGGVFSGWVSRVSAQGRAVIACIVVWGVAMVGFGVAVGLAGEYDALRHTMLVVAVLMLVVGGAADMASAAFRSAMLQAAASDEVRGRLQGIFIVVVAGGPRIADVAHGAAAASVGTAAAAAGGGVLVVVGTVVAALVVPSFVRYRVTRPAVGKA; via the coding sequence GTGAGCCGCCTGCGCGGGCTCGTCGCCGACACGCGTCCCCTCGCCAACGAGCACTTCCGGCGCCTCTGGGTCGCCAACATCGTCACCGTCATCGGCGCCCAGCTGACGGTCGTCGCGGTGCCCGCCCAGATCTACGCCGACACCGGGTCCTCGGCCTACGTCGGGCTCACCGGCGTCTTCGGCCTCGTGCCGCTGGTCGTCTTCGGGCTCTGGGGCGGTGCGCTGGCCGACGTGTTCGACCGGCGCACCATCCTGATCTGCACCACCATCGGGCTGATCGTCACCAGCGGACTGTTCTGGGCCCAGGCGGCCGCGGGCAACACCAACGTGTGGGTGCTGCTGTCGCTGTTCTCGGTGCAACAGGCGTTCTTCGGCGTCAACCAGCCGACGCGCTCGGCGGTGCTCCCCCGGCTCATCGAGCCCGAGCTGCTCCCGGCCGCCAACTCCCTCAACATGACCGTCTTCATGGCCGGCGGCATCGCCGGCCCGCTCGTCGCGGGCGCACTCATCCCGGTGTTCGGGCTCGAGTGGCTCTACCTGATCGACACTCTCACGCTCCTCGCGACCCTCTCGGCCGTCGTCCGCCTGCCGCGGCTGCCGATCGAGGGCGTCGTGGCCAAGGCCCCCGGGCTCCGGTCGGTCGTCGAGGGCTTCACCTACCTGCGCGGTCAGCCGGTGCTGATGATGTCGTTCGTCGTCGACATCATCGCGATGGTGTTCGGCATGCCGCGGGCGCTCTTCCCCGAGATCGCCGACAAGTCGTTCGACGGCAACCCCGAGGGCGGCCTCGCCTTCGCGGTGCTGTTCGCGGCCATCCCGGCGGGGTCGGTGATCGGCGGCGTGTTCTCCGGCTGGGTGTCACGCGTCTCGGCCCAGGGCCGCGCGGTCATCGCCTGCATCGTGGTCTGGGGCGTCGCCATGGTCGGCTTCGGCGTCGCCGTCGGCCTCGCCGGTGAGTACGACGCCCTGCGCCACACCATGCTCGTCGTGGCGGTCCTCATGCTGGTGGTCGGCGGTGCGGCCGACATGGCCTCGGCCGCGTTCCGCAGCGCGATGCTCCAGGCGGCCGCGTCCGACGAGGTCCGCGGGCGGCTCCAGGGCATCTTCATCGTGGTCGTCGCGGGGGGCCCGCGCATCGCCGACGTCGCGCACGGCGCGGCCGCCGCCTCGGTCGGCACGGCCGCCGCCGCCGCGGGTGGCGGCGTGCTCGTCGTGGTCGGCACGGTGGTCGCCGCGCTCGTCGTACCGTCGTTCGTCCGCTACCGCGTGACCCGGCCCGCGGTCGGCAAGGCCTGA